In Musa acuminata AAA Group cultivar baxijiao chromosome BXJ2-10, Cavendish_Baxijiao_AAA, whole genome shotgun sequence, a genomic segment contains:
- the LOC135624197 gene encoding adenine/guanine permease AZG2-like → MGGGTVTGQGETGGGRSWRRAEAALNRAVATSPVGRYFDIEHRKSSFTKELRAGAATFLTMVYIISVNATILTNSGGPCSVHDCTLPSNSSASAAGGLPGPECKFDGNPGYQRCLSRTKNDLVVATAVAAMVGSFAMGSFANLPLALAPGMGTNAYFTYNMVGFHGSGHVPYGTALAAVMLEGCLFLGLSVLGLRAKLARLIPRSIRLASAAGIGLFLAFTGLQANQGVGLVGASSSTLVTLTACAKIDAATGECHGGTMESPTFWLGAAGFLVTAACLSWDVKGSMIYGIVFVTLISWIRGTSVTVFPNTPLGNSSYAYFKKVVDLHIIRSTAGKISFSGFNRSEVWMAVVTLLYVDILDTTGSMYSMAEYGGFTDENGSFEGEYRAFIVDASSTIVGSALGTTTVTTYIESTAGLREGGRTGLTAITVALLFLVSLFFAPLFTNVPPWAIGPSLVLVGMMMMKMVKEIEWSEAKTAVPAFLTLILMPLTYSIAYGIIAGIGTHIALHLLEYAMAVYRWAMKTAHNTRNQLGSETSQAEAAAAAV, encoded by the coding sequence ATGGGAGGAGGGACGGTTACAGGGCAGGGGGAGACGGGCGGAGGGAGATCGTGGCGGCGGGCAGAGGCGGCCCTCAACCGCGCCGTCGCCACTAGCCCCGTCGGCAGATACTTCGACATCGAGCACCGCAAGAGCTCCTTCACCAAGGAGCTCCGCGCCGGCGCCGCCACGTTCCTCACCATGGTCTACATCATATCCGTCAACGCCACCATCCTGACCAACTCCGGAGGGCCGTGCTCGGTGCACGACTGCACCCTCCCGTCCAactcctccgcctccgccgcggGGGGCCTCCCCGGGCCCGAGTGCAAGTTTGACGGCAATCCAGGGTACCAACGATGCCTGTCGAGGACGAAGAACGACCTCGTCGTCGCCACGGCCGTCGCGGCCATGGTCGGCAGCTTCGCCATGGGCTCCTTCGCCAACCTGCCGTTGGCATTGGCCCCCGGCATGGGCACCAACGCCTACTTCACCTACAACATGGTCGGCTTCCACGGATCCGGACACGTACCGTACGGAACCGCACTCGCCGCCGTCATGCTCGAGGGCTGCCTGTTCCTCGGGTTATCGGTGCTCGGCCTCCGCGCCAAGCTAGCCCGCCTGATCCCCCGCTCCATCCGCCTCGCGTCGGCCGCCGGCATCGGCCTCTTCCTCGCCTTCACCGGCCTCCAAGCGAACCAGGGCGTCGGCCTCGTCGGGGCGAGCTCGTCGACGTTGGTGACGCTGACCGCGTGCGCGAAGATCGACGCGGCCACCGGTGAGTGCCACGGCGGCACCATGGAGAGCCCGACGTTCTGGCTCGGAGCCGCAGGCTTCCTCGTCACGGCCGCTTGCCTGTCATGGGACGTCAAGGGAAGCATGATCTACGGCATCGTGTTCGTCACACTCATCTCCTGGATCAGAGGCACAAGCGTTACGGTCTTCCCCAACACGCCGCTGGGGAACTCGAGCTATGCTTACTTCAAGAAGGTGGTGGACCTCCATATCATCCGGAGCACGGCAGGGAAGATCAGCTTCAGCGGCTTCAACAGGAGCGAGGTGTGGATGGCCGTCGTCACGCTCCTGTACGTCGACATCCTCGACACGACCGGGTCGATGTACTCGATGGCTGAGTACGGGGGGTTCACCGACGAAAATGGCAGCTTCGAGGGGGAGTACCGCGCCTTCATCGTGGACGCGAGCTCCACCATCGTGGGGTCGGCGCTCGGTACCACGACGGTCACCACCTACATCGAGTCGACCGCGGGGCTGAGGGAGGGCGGTCGCACCGGGCTCACGGCCATCACCGTGGCGCTCCTGTTCCTGGTATCGCTCTTCTTCGCGCCCCTGTTCACGAACGTGCCGCCATGGGCGATCGGGCCGTCGCTGGTGCTCGtggggatgatgatgatgaagatggtgAAGGAGATCGAGTGGTCGGAAGCGAAGACGGCGGTGCCGGCGTTCCTCACCTTGATTCTGATGCCGCTGACGTACTCCATAGCTTATGGGATCATTGCAGGGATCGGGACGCACATTGCACTTCATTTGCTCGAGTATGCCATGGCTGTTTACAGGTGGGCGATGAAGACGGCGCATAACACTCGCAATCAACTCGGTTCGGAAACA